Proteins from a genomic interval of Candidatus Kapaibacterium sp.:
- the corA gene encoding magnesium/cobalt transporter CorA, whose protein sequence is MPLYIQKYKQKVGLPPGALVHIGSERTESSKISHISYSSDGTFEEKEVSKIEELKIDDQSSGVNWINVIGVHQTEVIESIGNHFGLHKLIQADIVNTKHRPKLEDFDDHIFVVLKMIYFDENEKIINEQISLIVGKNFVVSFQEIEGDVFEPIRIRLRNSNGQIRKRGADYLAYTLIDTIVDNYFVVLERISEKIENIEEQLLKNPTQDTTLEIHTLKRELILLRRSVSPLREVVGTLERGESKLIHKTTRIYLKDVYDHVIQVIDTIESSRDLLSGMLDVYLTTVSNKMNSVMKVLTVIATIFMPLTFIAGVYGMNFQNMPELTWKYGYFFALALMFAIGLLMLIFFKRKKWL, encoded by the coding sequence ATGCCATTATATATCCAAAAATATAAACAAAAGGTTGGACTTCCGCCCGGAGCACTTGTTCATATTGGTTCTGAACGCACTGAAAGTAGCAAGATTTCGCATATTTCATATAGTAGTGATGGAACTTTCGAGGAGAAAGAAGTCAGCAAAATCGAAGAACTCAAAATTGATGACCAAAGTTCGGGAGTAAATTGGATAAATGTTATTGGTGTGCACCAAACTGAAGTTATCGAAAGCATTGGCAATCATTTTGGATTGCATAAGCTAATCCAAGCCGATATAGTGAATACAAAGCATCGCCCCAAATTAGAAGATTTCGATGACCACATTTTTGTAGTGCTAAAGATGATATATTTTGATGAAAACGAGAAAATTATCAACGAACAAATAAGTTTGATAGTCGGCAAAAATTTTGTTGTTTCATTTCAAGAAATCGAAGGTGACGTATTTGAACCAATTAGAATCAGATTAAGAAATAGTAACGGACAAATTAGAAAAAGAGGTGCTGATTATCTCGCTTACACTTTGATTGATACAATAGTTGACAACTACTTTGTGGTATTGGAAAGAATTAGCGAGAAAATCGAAAACATAGAAGAGCAATTGCTCAAAAATCCTACCCAAGACACTACTCTTGAAATCCACACACTCAAGAGAGAACTTATATTGCTAAGACGCTCAGTTTCGCCCCTCAGAGAAGTCGTCGGAACACTTGAAAGGGGCGAATCAAAACTCATACATAAAACGACACGAATCTACCTCAAAGACGTTTACGACCATGTAATTCAGGTGATTGACACTATCGAATCATCGAGAGACTTGCTATCCGGTATGCTTGACGTATATCTCACTACCGTCAGCAATAAGATGAATAGTGTGATGAAGGTGCTGACTGTCATCGCAACAATATTTATGCCTCTGACCTTCATTGCCGGAGTTTACGGTATGAATTTCCAAAATATGCCCGAACTAACTTGGAAATATGGCTATTTCTTCGCTTTAGCACTAATGTTTGCAATAGGGTTGCTGATGCTCATTTTCTTCAAACGTAAGAAGTGGTTGTGA
- a CDS encoding major capsid protein: protein MAERRIDELRMVDPVLTTLAQGYTNAALVADKLFPVVFVNKLKNKIPIFGKEAFLVRQTDRAIRASSNRIPPYEFEMMTIETRERDIETAIDYLEEDETPTFFKLEQKIAKDLKDILNLGWEKDAASLAQDETNYEIGLTQELTSLEAFDDYESDTDPIAIIRNAMSAVRGHIAKYPNVMILGDSTYQALLDHPKILERIKYNGLSKVTTSILAQILDLEQVYVGKAVECDVDGEHSDIWQDNIVLAYVDDNQSNRRSEFNPSFGYTFRRENMPEVDSYFENGGKMKVVRCTDNYSVNLTSKAAGFLIKHTNHS, encoded by the coding sequence ATGGCAGAACGTAGAATTGATGAATTACGGATGGTGGACCCTGTACTTACCACTCTCGCCCAAGGTTATACGAATGCTGCATTGGTGGCAGACAAACTGTTCCCCGTCGTTTTCGTCAACAAGTTGAAGAACAAAATTCCTATTTTCGGGAAAGAGGCTTTTTTAGTTCGTCAGACTGACCGTGCTATCCGCGCATCATCAAATAGGATTCCGCCCTACGAATTTGAGATGATGACAATCGAAACACGCGAGCGGGACATCGAAACGGCTATTGATTATCTCGAAGAAGATGAAACGCCGACATTTTTCAAATTGGAGCAAAAAATCGCCAAAGATTTGAAGGACATTCTTAATCTCGGCTGGGAAAAGGATGCCGCAAGCCTTGCACAAGACGAAACTAATTACGAAATCGGTCTGACGCAAGAATTGACAAGTCTTGAGGCTTTCGATGATTACGAATCTGACACCGACCCTATTGCAATTATCCGTAATGCAATGTCGGCTGTACGTGGTCATATTGCAAAATATCCGAACGTAATGATACTTGGCGATTCGACTTACCAAGCATTATTAGACCACCCCAAAATTCTCGAACGAATCAAATACAACGGCTTGAGCAAAGTAACTACTTCCATTTTAGCCCAAATCCTTGATTTGGAACAAGTGTACGTAGGCAAAGCAGTAGAATGTGATGTTGATGGAGAGCATAGTGATATTTGGCAAGACAATATTGTACTTGCATATGTAGATGACAATCAATCAAACCGACGCTCCGAATTTAACCCAAGCTTTGGATATACTTTTCGACGTGAAAATATGCCCGAAGTGGATTCATACTTTGAAAATGGCGGAAAGATGAAAGTAGTTCGTTGCACCGATAATTATAGTGTCAACCTAACTTCAAAAGCTGCCGGATTTTTAATCAAACATACTAATCATTCATAA
- a CDS encoding DUF2190 family protein — protein MSLNNKNYAPIQTMTIKATEDIPAFRFVDFAGALCADGLKSLGATDNLCNEGDFAAVTTIGIVLVEASGSIGLGADVKSDVDGKAANASVGEYVNGHSLDEGVAGDLIRVLLTT, from the coding sequence ATGTCGTTAAATAATAAAAATTATGCTCCCATTCAGACAATGACTATCAAAGCTACTGAAGATATACCGGCTTTCAGATTTGTAGATTTCGCGGGTGCTTTATGTGCTGATGGCTTAAAATCACTCGGTGCAACAGATAATCTTTGCAATGAGGGCGATTTCGCCGCCGTTACCACAATAGGAATTGTACTTGTCGAAGCGTCCGGCTCAATCGGTCTTGGTGCTGATGTGAAATCAGATGTTGACGGTAAAGCAGCCAATGCAAGTGTGGGGGAATATGTCAACGGGCATTCATTGGACGAAGGAGTTGCAGGTGATTTGATAAGAGTTTTGCTCACTACATAG
- the tyrS gene encoding tyrosine--tRNA ligase → MFPSLNEQMDLIKQGVVDLLPEDELTHKIERSIKTNQPMRIKLGADPSRPDLHIGHAVVLHKMRQFQDLGHKAILIIGDFTAMIGDPTGKSKTRPHLTIEDTRINGQSYLEQATIILSSDRLEVVYNSDWLNKMNFMDVVKLTSKYTVAQLLERDDFSKRYHSGTPISLHEFLYPLAQAMDSVHIKSDVELGGTDQKFNLLVGREVQKSYGEEAQCILTMPILEGTDGVQKMSKSLDNYIAITDTPREMFGKVMSIPDNVISRYAHYAAFMPDSEVAKLESGLADGTIHPRNAKVDTAMKIVAVYHKEDAAKAAFEEFERIFVNKDIPDVIDEMLLEEPSFRADELLVLTQLAPSKKEARRLIEQGGVTIDGEKIADTFFEIDLTSKRLLKVGKRKFLYVMAK, encoded by the coding sequence ATGTTTCCGTCACTGAACGAACAGATGGATTTAATCAAACAAGGCGTTGTTGATTTACTTCCAGAAGATGAATTAACACACAAAATCGAACGCTCAATCAAGACAAATCAACCGATGAGAATAAAGTTAGGTGCAGACCCAAGCCGACCTGATTTGCATATAGGTCATGCTGTGGTGTTGCACAAGATGCGCCAATTCCAAGATTTGGGACACAAAGCCATTTTGATTATCGGTGATTTTACGGCGATGATTGGCGACCCAACGGGCAAATCCAAAACTCGCCCGCACCTGACAATCGAAGATACGAGAATAAATGGGCAATCTTACCTCGAACAAGCGACGATTATCCTTAGTTCGGACAGGCTCGAAGTAGTGTATAATTCGGATTGGCTCAATAAAATGAATTTTATGGATGTAGTCAAATTGACTTCAAAATATACTGTGGCTCAACTTCTCGAGCGAGATGATTTCTCCAAACGTTATCATTCAGGTACTCCAATCAGTCTTCATGAATTTCTATATCCACTCGCTCAAGCAATGGATTCTGTCCATATTAAATCGGATGTCGAGTTGGGCGGCACTGACCAAAAATTCAATCTCCTTGTAGGTAGAGAAGTTCAAAAATCTTACGGCGAAGAAGCGCAATGTATCTTGACTATGCCGATTCTCGAAGGCACTGACGGAGTGCAAAAGATGTCCAAGTCGCTCGATAATTACATAGCAATTACCGATACGCCGCGTGAAATGTTTGGCAAAGTGATGTCAATCCCCGATAATGTTATTTCACGATATGCACATTATGCAGCTTTTATGCCTGATTCAGAAGTCGCAAAATTAGAAAGCGGGCTCGCAGACGGGACTATACATCCGAGAAACGCCAAAGTAGATACTGCAATGAAAATCGTAGCTGTTTATCATAAGGAAGATGCTGCAAAAGCGGCTTTTGAAGAGTTCGAGAGAATTTTTGTCAACAAAGACATTCCCGATGTGATTGACGAAATGCTATTGGAGGAGCCATCTTTCAGAGCCGACGAATTGTTGGTGCTTACACAATTAGCACCTTCCAAAAAAGAAGCTCGAAGACTAATCGAGCAAGGCGGAGTGACTATTGACGGCGAAAAAATTGCTGATACATTTTTTGAAATTGACTTGACATCGAAACGTTTGCTCAAAGTAGGCAAAAGAAAATTCTTATACGTAATGGCAAAATGA
- a CDS encoding aminodeoxychorismate/anthranilate synthase component II: MKRPRILLIDNFDSFTFNVVELLRKIGHSCDVVRYDIFDIEICDAYSHIIISPGPGHPDEYTKHYALLNRFKHSKKFLGICLGHQIIARYYGGELLNLPQVRHGIASEIQICDENEKLFSGLEKPILVGRYHSWAVAESDFPETLTITSYSEDGIIMSLRHKSDDVCGIQFHPESIITKQGGKMLENWLNSD, translated from the coding sequence ATGAAGAGACCAAGAATTCTTTTGATTGATAATTTCGATTCCTTCACGTTCAACGTAGTTGAATTATTACGCAAAATTGGTCATTCATGCGATGTAGTACGGTATGACATTTTTGACATTGAAATTTGTGATGCGTACAGCCATATAATTATTTCACCGGGTCCCGGACATCCTGACGAATACACAAAGCATTATGCCTTATTGAATAGATTCAAACATTCAAAAAAGTTTCTTGGAATATGTCTCGGACATCAAATTATCGCCAGATATTATGGTGGTGAATTGTTGAATTTGCCCCAAGTACGACACGGAATTGCATCTGAAATTCAGATTTGCGATGAAAATGAAAAGCTTTTTAGCGGTCTCGAAAAACCGATTCTTGTTGGTCGTTATCATTCGTGGGCAGTTGCAGAGTCTGATTTCCCCGAAACTCTTACAATTACATCATATTCTGAAGATGGAATCATAATGTCGCTTCGTCACAAGAGTGATGATGTGTGTGGTATCCAATTTCATCCCGAATCAATTATTACAAAGCAAGGCGGCAAAATGCTTGAAAATTGGCTTAATTCGGATTGA
- a CDS encoding T9SS type A sorting domain-containing protein — translation MKKITILMSVLFIGVFLSFIFYGENNKIKPTSSSISGPSITKEKHRWFIERYADPATGELPPHINSRVLEYINSTFIPKDEKLLNEMLMSEDMWDVRGPYEIGGRTRSLGIDIRNENIIIAGGVSGGMWRSVDGGAYWAKTTRYDQLHSSTCLVQDTRPGKEDNWYYASGEYFGNSAAITGDGVFKSTDNGQSWDVLPVTSTNKPNNWDNPFDYCWNIVTDPTAPLDRDDLYVAAANYGILKSTDAGNTWTTTLGAGSGARQADIAVTSDGVFYATLSSNTSLTKGIYRSENGIDWTNITPPGFPNVYERVVIGIAPSDENQVYFVGNTPGFGKLTHNSRRDSLYHSLWHYTYLGGNGAGDNGRWEDRSMNLPKPDSTKGQMNSQWGYNLVIKVKPDNPDIVYLGAVALYRSDNGFRTPDFAWIGGTCPFEDCDYNFRYPNHHADNHAIVFSRHDYNRVYTGSDGGVHVTLDGEADVVEWISLNNGYYTTQFYSIAIEHSERNSIEIIGGMQDNGTMIAKSMNVMDRWTEPLRADGFCCQIPAGAEYYYASQNSSSQPAIKIFRVKQDENGNNLIQTRIDPIGGRDFIWNTPFILDPNDNNRMYLAGGKMVWRNNDLTSIPMVQSVDSTSIGWDSLSNTRIDFSSNLQTERITAIQVSTNPANVLYYGTSRGNIFRIDNADVGDPTPVNITPSGITMGYVSSFAIDPDNANDVIFSYSNYNILSVFRSTDGGESWVSISGNLEEMPNGTGAGPAVNWIEILKQGDTKIYFAGTSIGLFSTTFLNDNSTVWKKEGLNVIGNVVVDMIDARHSDSFVAIGTHATGMYSAFYEFDALFAGNVNLTYPANNARFVVDSVHFNWSEAANAGFYELQISKTSDFSEIYKTIHGIRTNTAVETLLPDGREEFYWRVRAISSNGAGDWSQAWKFTTIAEAPTLLSPENANLYVPLTTTLEWSQVEGISQYRIQFNSGFSIQNPMIDTIVTGNSLQISDLNLNTRYIWRVLSIEEGHQGQFSGLSYFMTREPTSVAENLTNLVNVVLAPNPVADYGNLKFQLNAEASISAEIFDSGGRLRATLINQQLYPGNYNYPLNFTNLPSGSYFVRFVQNQGSLKMNVQTIPINIVR, via the coding sequence ATGAAAAAGATTACAATTTTAATGAGTGTGTTGTTTATTGGCGTTTTTTTATCGTTCATTTTTTATGGCGAGAACAACAAAATCAAACCCACATCATCAAGCATTTCGGGACCTTCGATAACTAAAGAAAAGCACCGTTGGTTTATAGAACGTTACGCAGACCCTGCGACCGGAGAATTACCACCTCATATTAATTCAAGAGTTTTGGAATATATCAATTCGACTTTCATCCCCAAAGATGAGAAATTACTCAACGAAATGTTGATGAGCGAAGACATGTGGGATGTTCGCGGACCATACGAAATTGGCGGCAGAACCCGTTCTCTTGGCATTGACATTCGAAATGAAAATATAATAATCGCAGGTGGTGTATCGGGTGGAATGTGGCGAAGTGTTGACGGTGGAGCCTATTGGGCGAAAACTACTCGCTACGACCAATTGCATTCCTCAACTTGTTTGGTTCAAGATACTCGTCCCGGAAAGGAAGATAATTGGTACTATGCCTCCGGTGAATACTTTGGAAATTCCGCTGCTATTACAGGCGATGGCGTTTTCAAATCCACCGATAATGGTCAATCTTGGGATGTATTGCCCGTAACTTCGACAAATAAACCCAATAACTGGGATAACCCATTCGATTATTGTTGGAACATTGTAACAGACCCAACTGCTCCATTGGACCGAGATGACCTTTACGTTGCTGCTGCTAATTATGGTATTTTGAAGAGTACAGACGCAGGCAACACTTGGACTACCACTTTGGGAGCAGGTTCAGGAGCCAGACAAGCGGATATCGCCGTTACTTCCGATGGTGTCTTTTATGCAACATTATCATCAAATACTTCACTAACAAAGGGCATTTATCGCTCCGAAAATGGAATTGATTGGACAAATATTACTCCGCCCGGATTTCCAAATGTTTACGAAAGAGTTGTAATCGGAATTGCTCCATCGGATGAAAATCAGGTCTATTTTGTGGGCAATACGCCCGGTTTCGGCAAATTAACCCATAACAGTCGTCGCGATTCGCTCTATCATAGTTTGTGGCATTATACATATTTAGGCGGTAACGGCGCAGGCGATAACGGTCGCTGGGAAGACCGCTCCATGAATTTACCTAAACCTGACAGCACCAAAGGACAAATGAATTCGCAATGGGGATATAATCTGGTAATCAAAGTCAAACCAGATAATCCTGATATAGTCTATCTCGGAGCAGTTGCATTATATCGTTCAGATAACGGATTCCGCACTCCTGATTTTGCTTGGATTGGCGGAACTTGTCCATTTGAAGATTGCGACTATAATTTCCGCTATCCCAATCATCATGCAGATAATCATGCAATTGTCTTTTCACGCCACGATTACAATCGTGTTTACACAGGCTCCGATGGCGGTGTGCATGTGACTTTAGACGGTGAAGCAGATGTCGTAGAGTGGATTTCCTTGAATAATGGATATTATACAACTCAATTTTATTCGATTGCGATTGAGCATTCTGAACGCAACAGCATTGAAATTATCGGTGGAATGCAGGACAACGGCACTATGATAGCCAAATCAATGAATGTGATGGACAGATGGACAGAGCCATTGCGAGCAGATGGTTTTTGTTGTCAAATTCCTGCCGGTGCAGAATATTACTATGCTTCGCAAAATTCCTCATCTCAACCTGCTATCAAAATTTTCCGTGTCAAACAAGACGAAAACGGCAACAATCTTATCCAAACGCGAATTGACCCAATCGGTGGCAGAGATTTTATCTGGAATACACCGTTCATACTCGACCCGAACGACAACAATCGGATGTATCTCGCAGGCGGCAAAATGGTATGGCGAAATAACGATTTAACTTCGATTCCGATGGTTCAGTCTGTTGACTCGACATCAATCGGCTGGGATAGCCTTTCAAACACTCGGATTGATTTTTCATCAAACTTGCAAACCGAGAGAATAACGGCAATTCAAGTTTCGACAAATCCTGCCAACGTATTGTATTACGGCACTTCACGAGGCAACATTTTCAGAATAGATAATGCTGATGTCGGCGATCCAACTCCGGTGAATATTACTCCTTCGGGCATAACTATGGGCTATGTGAGCAGTTTTGCCATAGACCCCGACAATGCAAATGATGTGATATTTTCGTACAGCAACTACAATATATTAAGCGTATTCCGCTCGACTGATGGTGGCGAGTCGTGGGTTTCGATTTCCGGTAATTTAGAGGAAATGCCCAACGGCACAGGCGCCGGACCAGCCGTTAATTGGATTGAAATCCTGAAGCAAGGCGATACCAAAATTTACTTTGCAGGCACAAGTATTGGGCTTTTCTCCACTACTTTCCTTAATGATAATTCGACAGTTTGGAAAAAAGAGGGCTTGAATGTAATTGGCAATGTGGTGGTAGATATGATTGATGCTCGGCATAGCGACTCTTTTGTAGCAATTGGAACTCATGCTACAGGAATGTATTCGGCTTTTTACGAATTCGATGCACTGTTCGCAGGAAATGTCAATCTGACTTATCCGGCAAACAATGCTCGTTTTGTAGTGGATTCCGTTCATTTTAATTGGAGTGAAGCTGCAAATGCAGGATTTTACGAATTGCAAATTTCAAAAACATCTGATTTTTCGGAAATTTACAAAACTATTCATGGCATCCGAACCAATACCGCAGTTGAAACTTTGCTTCCCGATGGAAGAGAAGAGTTTTATTGGCGAGTTAGGGCTATTAGCTCAAATGGTGCAGGTGATTGGTCTCAGGCGTGGAAATTCACCACAATCGCCGAAGCCCCGACTTTGCTTAGCCCTGAAAACGCAAATTTGTATGTGCCATTAACTACTACTTTAGAATGGTCGCAAGTTGAGGGAATCAGCCAATATCGTATTCAGTTTAATTCTGGTTTCTCGATTCAAAATCCAATGATTGATACGATTGTCACAGGGAATTCATTGCAAATAAGTGATTTGAATTTAAATACTCGATATATTTGGAGAGTTTTATCAATCGAGGAAGGTCACCAAGGACAGTTCTCCGGACTTTCTTATTTTATGACGAGAGAACCCACCAGCGTAGCGGAAAATTTGACAAATCTCGTGAATGTAGTTTTGGCGCCCAATCCCGTTGCTGATTATGGTAATTTGAAATTCCAACTGAATGCCGAAGCCTCGATAAGTGCCGAGATATTCGATTCCGGTGGCAGATTGAGAGCGACCCTTATAAACCAACAATTATATCCGGGCAATTACAATTACCCGCTGAATTTTACAAATTTGCCTTCAGGCTCCTATTTTGTTCGATTTGTCCAAAATCAAGGCAGCTTGAAAATGAATGTTCAAACTATTCCAATTAATATTGTCAGATAA
- a CDS encoding VWA domain-containing protein, with the protein MFDGVTFANPEYFYVMLAIPIFLLWYILRQKKQYATLTIPTETPFKNAKLSPRKILRHFPIVLRVAAFALLVTALARPQTSSSSQTVSTEGIDIIMAIDVSTSMLAEDFKPNRIEAAKKTATEFVENRLNDRIGLVVFAGESFTLCPVTIDHAVLKNLLATVKEGMVEDNTAIGMGLATAVSRLKDSKAKSKVVVLLTDGVNNAGFIAPLTAAEIAQTYGIRVYTIGVGTRGMAPYPIKTQFGTQYRNLEVQIDEDILKQIASMTNGKYFRATNNKVLQEIYTEIDELETTKVDVSVFKKFHEEFPPFVMIAFVLIFIELLFRYTYLRTLP; encoded by the coding sequence ATGTTTGATGGAGTAACTTTTGCAAATCCCGAGTATTTCTATGTAATGCTCGCAATTCCGATTTTTTTGCTTTGGTATATTTTGCGTCAAAAAAAGCAATATGCTACGCTGACAATTCCGACTGAGACGCCTTTCAAGAATGCAAAACTTTCGCCTCGTAAAATTCTGCGGCATTTTCCGATTGTATTACGAGTGGCTGCATTTGCACTTTTGGTAACGGCTTTGGCACGTCCTCAGACATCGTCAAGCTCGCAAACTGTCTCGACCGAAGGGATTGATATAATCATGGCAATTGATGTTTCGACTTCGATGTTGGCAGAAGATTTTAAGCCAAATAGAATCGAAGCTGCCAAAAAAACAGCAACTGAATTTGTCGAAAATAGATTAAACGACCGCATTGGTCTTGTGGTTTTTGCCGGTGAAAGCTTTACACTATGCCCGGTGACGATTGACCATGCTGTCTTGAAAAACCTGCTTGCTACGGTAAAAGAAGGCATGGTGGAGGACAATACTGCAATTGGAATGGGTCTGGCAACGGCTGTTTCGCGACTTAAAGACAGCAAAGCAAAAAGCAAAGTAGTGGTACTGCTGACTGATGGTGTAAATAATGCGGGCTTCATTGCTCCTCTGACAGCTGCTGAAATTGCCCAAACATACGGAATCAGAGTTTATACAATTGGCGTCGGTACTCGCGGTATGGCTCCTTACCCCATCAAAACGCAATTCGGCACTCAATATCGCAATCTCGAAGTTCAGATTGACGAGGATATTTTGAAGCAAATTGCAAGTATGACTAATGGGAAATATTTCCGCGCCACAAACAACAAGGTTTTGCAGGAAATTTATACAGAAATTGATGAATTAGAAACCACCAAAGTGGATGTCTCTGTGTTCAAGAAATTTCATGAAGAATTTCCGCCTTTTGTAATGATTGCCTTTGTTTTAATTTTTATCGAACTATTATTCCGATATACTTATTTGAGGACATTACCTTGA
- a CDS encoding DUF1320 domain-containing protein, with translation MAYSDDDDLLLQISFADLARLSGDDTGSAIDEDRVSEARRNSDALIDSFLSGRYKLPLESVPEIIRTISIDLTVYFLHEYRYRDSLIPTAIVALRVNSERVLSMVQKGDLVLFESNSNPPEIITNKTGYKIFQGNKTDVFFS, from the coding sequence ATGGCATACAGCGATGACGACGACTTACTATTGCAAATATCGTTTGCTGATTTGGCACGACTATCAGGCGATGATACCGGCAGTGCAATTGACGAGGACAGAGTCAGCGAAGCTCGACGTAATTCCGATGCACTAATAGATTCATTCTTGAGCGGCAGATACAAACTGCCGCTCGAATCTGTCCCGGAAATAATTCGAACCATTTCAATTGATTTGACTGTTTACTTTTTGCACGAATACAGATACCGCGACTCTTTGATACCTACTGCCATTGTTGCTTTACGTGTGAATTCGGAAAGGGTTTTGTCCATGGTTCAAAAAGGTGATTTAGTTTTATTCGAATCAAATAGCAACCCTCCGGAAATTATTACTAATAAAACGGGATATAAAATTTTCCAAGGAAACAAAACTGATGTATTCTTTAGCTGA
- a CDS encoding N-glycosylase/DNA lyase — translation MSKALPVELQAKFSEIRHEITSRLEHFSQVKVEHYFYELCFCICTPQSKAQNAYLVQLALQKLNFRNKEIDPTPLLRNPANYIRFHNQKARRLLEMREQYPEIEQVLRSDDSPVEKRRWLTENLNGFGMKESSHFLRNIGCRDLAILDRHILKHLANCGLYEEIPKLGTKSRYLEIEKDFKNYAADLNVTIDELDLLFWSYETGEIFK, via the coding sequence TTGAGCAAAGCTCTACCGGTCGAGCTACAAGCAAAATTTTCAGAGATTAGGCACGAAATCACGTCAAGACTTGAGCATTTTTCGCAAGTCAAAGTTGAGCATTATTTTTACGAATTATGTTTTTGTATTTGCACACCGCAATCAAAAGCCCAAAACGCATATTTAGTCCAACTTGCATTGCAAAAGCTCAACTTCCGCAATAAAGAAATCGACCCAACTCCTTTGTTGCGAAACCCTGCGAATTATATCAGATTTCACAACCAAAAGGCTCGCCGATTATTAGAAATGCGTGAGCAATATCCCGAAATCGAACAAGTGCTGCGTTCCGATGATTCACCGGTTGAAAAAAGGCGATGGCTGACTGAGAATCTAAATGGCTTTGGGATGAAAGAAAGCAGCCATTTTCTTCGGAATATCGGATGTCGCGATTTGGCAATTTTAGACCGTCATATTTTGAAGCATCTTGCTAATTGCGGACTTTATGAGGAAATTCCCAAACTCGGCACTAAAAGCAGATATTTAGAAATCGAAAAAGATTTTAAAAATTATGCTGCCGACTTAAACGTTACTATTGACGAATTAGATTTGCTGTTTTGGAGTTACGAAACAGGTGAGATTTTTAAATAA
- a CDS encoding DUF935 domain-containing protein has translation MQKKYLTSELVRRENRLSFFNYIGILPNPDEILSKTGNSIENYRKLKYDPHVWSCIQSRKSGLQNLEYSLLIDNVDPALTKLIEQFISEINISSLISDIAESVLYGWQPFEFIWNETNSATRYLLPTKIQAKPQEWFCYDTKGRLCLKGKHAEPMPVSKFKFATASHEASYANPYGEALLARCYWAVTFKNGGLRFWVNFMEKYGMPILIGKYNRGATKDEAENLAQVLSDMHEDAVIVSPSDIEITLAEATRTSSTDLYLEMINFCNTEISKALLSQTLTTELKTGSLAAAQTHYKIRREIITADAKIAESFINHIIKLIAEINFGEVKSPQIRLTLNDSDNNQKLERDIRLLNAGVPFNLDYWTRTYGLKKEDLNL, from the coding sequence ATGCAGAAAAAATATCTTACCTCCGAACTTGTCAGGCGCGAAAACAGGTTGTCGTTTTTTAATTATATCGGAATTTTGCCCAATCCTGATGAAATATTGAGCAAGACAGGCAATTCCATCGAAAATTATCGCAAACTGAAATATGACCCACACGTTTGGAGTTGTATCCAATCACGCAAGAGCGGATTGCAAAATCTTGAATATTCTCTTTTAATAGACAACGTTGACCCGGCTTTAACTAAATTAATAGAGCAATTTATTTCCGAAATAAACATATCATCGCTAATTAGCGATATTGCGGAATCTGTACTTTACGGTTGGCAACCTTTCGAGTTTATTTGGAATGAAACTAATTCCGCCACCAGATATTTATTGCCTACCAAAATCCAAGCAAAACCACAGGAATGGTTTTGTTATGACACAAAAGGCAGATTGTGTTTAAAAGGAAAACATGCAGAGCCAATGCCGGTTTCGAAATTCAAGTTTGCAACTGCTAGCCATGAAGCGAGTTATGCCAATCCATATGGTGAAGCATTGCTGGCGAGATGCTATTGGGCTGTAACATTCAAAAACGGGGGACTTCGATTTTGGGTGAATTTCATGGAAAAATACGGAATGCCGATTTTGATAGGCAAATACAACCGTGGCGCCACCAAAGACGAAGCCGAGAACTTAGCCCAGGTGCTATCCGATATGCACGAGGACGCCGTAATTGTATCGCCCTCGGATATTGAAATCACTTTGGCAGAAGCCACCAGAACGTCCTCCACAGATTTGTATTTAGAAATGATTAATTTTTGCAATACGGAGATTTCTAAAGCATTGCTCTCTCAAACTTTGACCACGGAATTGAAAACCGGCTCTCTCGCCGCTGCTCAAACACATTACAAAATCAGACGCGAAATCATCACCGCTGATGCTAAAATCGCCGAAAGTTTCATCAATCATATTATCAAACTAATAGCAGAAATCAACTTCGGGGAAGTCAAGTCACCACAAATCAGATTGACATTAAACGATTCCGACAATAATCAGAAATTGGAAAGAGATATTCGATTACTCAATGCAGGCGTACCCTTCAATTTGGACTATTGGACTCGTACTTACGGATTGAAGAAAGAAGATTTGAATTTATAA